Part of the Citrobacter sp. Marseille-Q6884 genome, GAAACCGTCCTTTAGATGGATTGGTACAACCACTTGTTATTGTTGGAGATACCGCATCCCATTTCATACGGCCATAAACATCTCTAAATCCGTTAGGATATTTTTTATGACAAGGTAGCCAGTATTCATACGGCAAGTCAGCACGGCTACCACCATCTTTAGGTACCAGCTTTATTATTTTCATGACTTTTTCAGTTCGATTTTCTTTAATATTATGCAAAAAGTCATCGCTATGCTGTGGTAATGGCAAATCTCCAATCGCATCCTTAACAGTTACCTTTATGCTGTTTTTTTCTGCTCTTGGTAAATATCCTAATCTTGACGCTAACATTACCATACGTCGCCTTCTCTGCGGTACTCCAAAGTAAGAAGCATCTTCAATCGCAACTGAATTAGAATCTATGAAGTATCCTAATTGCTTCAATTCATCGCAAAAAATCTTTATACGGTAATCCTTGGCTAACGCGGGGACATTTTCCAACATCACCACTTTAGGAAGGAAACATTTAACAAAATCCAAAAACGAAAATATCAAATCATTCCGTTCATCGTTAACTGAGGAATTTTTATTTCTCGTTCTTAAGCTTGAAAAACCCTGACATGGTGGGCATCCCGCAAGCAATTCAAGCTGCCCTTGCTGGAGACCAAGTTCACTCATGATTTTTGCTGGAGATAGTTCTCGTATATCTCCAGTACGCAATGAAACATCAGGATGATTCTGCATATAGGTTTCAGAAACAATAGGCTCCTTTTCGACAGCCGACACTACATCAAAGCCAGCCATCTTAAGACCAACCGTCAGGCCACCTGCGCCGCAGAAGAGATCTATCGCTTTCATAAAATCCTTATCAAATCTAAACCAATCTGTAACTTTGAAAAATAATGGATGAGTATAAATGAGTCACCATGTCGCAGCAAAAGTATCTTTGTGGAAGCTGGTTCAGATGTGAGCTGAACGCCAAAGATGTCGCATTTTCGTTGTTAGCAGGTGCATTCATCCCGTTCTTCCAATGTGCAATGCTGACACGTTGTTATTCCATGGTTTACCTTTGTATGCAATCCCATACAAAATAACCCCATGCCATCAAACATAGGGTTACGGTTTGTATATTTTTCAGGAACTAACGCCAGCTCTCATCTTCCCATACTTCCTGAAGGATACTATCGAGAGCTTCGCGGTCTGAATCTTTATCGAACCCCATCAACTCAACACCAGTCATAGAACCTTTCTTGACGTTAACGCTAGTTGTCGGAAAAACTGACTGTATTCGCTTGGTCAATTCACTCTGAAAAGCATCAATCACAGGCTGGCCGACTATTTGATCTTTATCTAATGTGATATTTACTCTCACCTTGCCCTCCTTCGCAAAGGTTTCATCAACAGGCGGCGCGGAAAAAACAACAGAAAAATTATTGTTTTTCATTAAGTTGCCTCTTGCTATCTCCGCAATTAAATTTAATGCGATTTCACGGTCTCTTTCCTGACAAGTCCCTTCAGCCGTCAGACGCGCAATCATTTCGACCCGCTCAATCATAACGTGCTCACTTAACTCTCTATCCACACAACCTCCACAACGAGATACTGTATAAACATACAGTAGCACGTATTGATAAAAAATGTGAAGAAAAAAAGCAGTAAATACACTGTATGTACATGATATGTATGAACATTAACGGTTATGCTCTCATCGTCAGCTCAGCTAAAAGCGCAACGCGATTGAGGATTTCTGTAGCTTTGGTCTGATGTTCCTTAGCTCTAGCCTGATGCGATGGCGCTGCGGAAAATATTTCGCCTTTGGCCGTTCCGCGTAACCATTTGCCACCCAAACAACTTTTACCGCCAGCCATCAGGTGCAGAGCTTCTCCCCGGCTGATAGTGATGCCAGTTGTCAGATGTATCTCGTCGATAATTATCGCTGCAACTGCGTTTTGTTCATTCGTTCCGTGAATGAATTTTCGCCGCATTTGTGGCTTTTGCTTCCTAAGTCGTTTTGTCAGCTCTCGTCTTTCACGTCGACTCAGTGGTTTTGATAAATCGATTTCCGGTGGATCGCTTTCGCTTCCCGTACAGTTATTGACAGAACTCCGAGGGACGGCTTTGCCGTCCTGAAGGTCAACGGCCAAATCAACAGCACGCTTCGGAACAATCTTCCACTGAGTGAGCCGAGTTAAAATCGGGCTCCCTGCACCTATGGAGGAATCGTAGACCCCCTTAATGCATACCGTTTCCTCACCGTACTGATTAAGCTCGGTACGCGGTTCATACAGTGTGCGCACCTGTAAATCATCGCGACGGACAAACGGCCCACCCTGCGCATTAACATAACCAGCCCAGTCACCAGCGTCGGCGGCATCATGGACGGCGGCAAACTCAACGCTCAGGCCGTGCGCGGTTTCGGTATCAGCGAGGCGACGTAACTCACGGTAAACCGTCACCGGCGCACCACCGATAAACTGAAACTGACGGATGTGCCAGCGCGCTGCCCATGCTGAAACGGCGGGGGCTGTATCCTTCAGCAGCTCACCACTTTCATCATCGGTTTCACCATCGAGAGCATAACCGTCGATATTTTTTGAGATGTATTTAGCAACATAGCCGGTTGCGCTGCCTTTCTCTGGGTCAATCGCCTCGGCGTGGAAACGTGCTTTTTTGGCTTTATCGCTTTTCAGTTCGTGGCGGTCTTCTTTCCATGCGTATTTACGGACGATGGAGCGAACATATTCAACATCTTCCGGCAGCATGAACATCAGCATGTGCCAGTGTGGAGTACCGTCGTGATGGGGCTCGGCGACACGAATACCGAAAATTCGCACATCTTCCCGATGCAGTTTGGCACGGATACGCGCCCAGATACCGGTTAGATAGTTTTGCGTGTCAGCCGGGCTGGCACCGCTCCATTTGCTGTTACGGTAACCGGCTTTAGTCGTGGCGTGGTATTTTGACGGCGCGGTTAGAGTGTAAAACTCACCAACATAACCGAGCTCATTACAGATGTTTTCAAACCCACGAATGCGGGTCATGAGCTCACAGCGGCGAATGGCAGGGTTAGCAACTGAGCCATCATATTTTTCAATCAGGCTGATACGGTTGCCGTCTTCGTCTTCGAGATCCAGACCTTTGAGAAATTCACGAGTGCGGCGCTTTTGTTCACGCCAGTCAGTCACGCAGTTTTTACTCGCGTAGGTATTTTTTTTCTTGTTGACGTTACCGACTGCAATTTGCAGGTGTTCGCGCCACGTAGCCGCAACGCGGCGCAAACGACCACGCCACCACCCATCATTAAACATCTTGGCAATAGCCGGTGCGATTTCATCCGCGTCGACATAATTTTTTGCAACCCGATCCCAATGTGGTGGGATAACGTTGAATTGGAGGGAAATAATGCCAGCACGGATATACCAGGTGTACAGCGTTTTAAGCTCGCCAAATCCGTGGTCATCAATGTTGGCAAGTTCACCACGAATGAAATTAGCAATATCAGCGGCCAACAGGTCAACATCAGCACGCGACATATCAGGGAGGCGATTATATCTGGCGACCATATTGACCATGCGTGACGCCAGATATTGCATAAGCTGGGTATCAAAATGACAACCGAAAACAGCGGTTGATACATTGCTGTTGATGCCAGCGCACTCGTATTTTTTTGCAACCAGTTCAAGACGCGGCAATGCCTTTTTGCAGAAGCTGATTAAAAAAGCATTGGCTCGTTGACTGCCCTGATTTTGCTCCAGCACCGCAGCGGTTCGATAAACATCAAAACGCACGCACTCAGGCTGGAGAGAAAGCACCTTTCTCGCATGCAGCAAAGCCGCGAACATACGGTCGCGGCGATACTGTTGGTCGTAGGTAAGATATGGACTGGTTATTGCCGACCGTGGAGCATTCCACGGAAACGCGAATTGAACAGCCAATTCATACCCCCCGATAATGCTTAGATTTGAGCTCGTCGATTTGCTGACAGGTCACGCACAAATCCACGCCCGGAATCGCAATGCGGCGAGCTTCTGGGATTGGTGCGTCACATTTTTCGCAGAAAAAACGGGAAGGCGCAGCGATACGGCTGCGCGCTTTGTTGATGTAGCGCTCGCGGTCTTCCTGCTCACGCTGTTGGGCTAAATCAATTGTGTCAGCCATTAGTGCAGCTCCTGTGATTCGTTCTCAAAGCGAGTGGCTTCGCGGCGCAGAAGTTCGGCCGCTTCTTTGCCGGTCATATCTGAATTGGTAATGTGAACGGCCAGCGCTTCGAGACGGATTGAAACGGCGAGAGCGCGATCTTTGCGCTCTTCTTTTTTGGCTTCTTTAAACAAAGACTCCAGCACGTGGTCGCCAGCACTACTCGGCGTTGATAAATAAATAGTTCTACTCATATATCCTCCTGATTTTTGGCAAAAGAATGCCCGGCGGGTTTACGCCAAGTAATTACGTTTAATTAATTAACTATATCCAAATACAACAGCAGGCTTGCTTTTTAACTGCTTGATGATTTCGGCTTTTAATCCATCCTTAAATTCTTTGCAGCACTCCCACTCAGGGTCAACGCGAAGTATTGCGCCGTCTCGGGTTTTAATTTCAAAACCATCCTCCATATTTGGAATCATGGCACCTAAAACAATTCTTAATTCATCGCGTGACATGTTTCACTCCTTTAATTACAAAGTGGACAATACGAATAATTAAAAAACCTGACGATTTCGGCGACTTTGTTTTCAGCCCTTTTAATAATTCGGACTGTGAGCGGCACGGGTGCCAGCGCTTGCCGTCCTTACCTGCGATCCAGCCATGGCCGTAATGCATGCCGGGGCTTTGCTTAACGAGCAGAGACGCGAATGACGGTTCACTTTTCAGCATACGCACCTCAAATAAGACCAAACGATGCGCCAATACCGCTCATGGTATCGACCACGCTCGACATAGCGGGATTAGTCTGCAGACGTGCATGCAGCGCCAGAGCCGACAATGACAACATGCGAATGCCGGAGTTAACGCTTTCAATCATGTTGTGCTTACGGGCAGTGGTCAGACGCTCATCAGATACAGCACCGCTCGCCAGTTCACCGAGTTCGCGCATTGCGCGCATGACGTAAGACTGCAATTTATCTTTAGCCAGCTCATTAACCGGCACGCATGGCAGACAATGAATCTGCGCCAGAAAACCATCAACGAGGGTTGAGTCTTCGGTCAGGTCAGTCAGCAGCCACAATTCAGGCGGTGTGAACTGGTGAGGCTGTTCTGGGTTGAGCTTGTTACGTAACGTCTGAACATTCATACCCGC contains:
- a CDS encoding DNA cytosine methyltransferase, with the translated sequence MKAIDLFCGAGGLTVGLKMAGFDVVSAVEKEPIVSETYMQNHPDVSLRTGDIRELSPAKIMSELGLQQGQLELLAGCPPCQGFSSLRTRNKNSSVNDERNDLIFSFLDFVKCFLPKVVMLENVPALAKDYRIKIFCDELKQLGYFIDSNSVAIEDASYFGVPQRRRRMVMLASRLGYLPRAEKNSIKVTVKDAIGDLPLPQHSDDFLHNIKENRTEKVMKIIKLVPKDGGSRADLPYEYWLPCHKKYPNGFRDVYGRMKWDAVSPTITSGCTNPSKGRFLHPVQDRAITLREAALLQTFPKNYYFPIKYGKDRAALMIGNALPPEFIKRHAEVIKKHLIELG
- a CDS encoding DinI family protein, producing the protein MDRELSEHVMIERVEMIARLTAEGTCQERDREIALNLIAEIARGNLMKNNNFSVVFSAPPVDETFAKEGKVRVNITLDKDQIVGQPVIDAFQSELTKRIQSVFPTTSVNVKKGSMTGVELMGFDKDSDREALDSILQEVWEDESWR
- a CDS encoding replication endonuclease codes for the protein MFAALLHARKVLSLQPECVRFDVYRTAAVLEQNQGSQRANAFLISFCKKALPRLELVAKKYECAGINSNVSTAVFGCHFDTQLMQYLASRMVNMVARYNRLPDMSRADVDLLAADIANFIRGELANIDDHGFGELKTLYTWYIRAGIISLQFNVIPPHWDRVAKNYVDADEIAPAIAKMFNDGWWRGRLRRVAATWREHLQIAVGNVNKKKNTYASKNCVTDWREQKRRTREFLKGLDLEDEDGNRISLIEKYDGSVANPAIRRCELMTRIRGFENICNELGYVGEFYTLTAPSKYHATTKAGYRNSKWSGASPADTQNYLTGIWARIRAKLHREDVRIFGIRVAEPHHDGTPHWHMLMFMLPEDVEYVRSIVRKYAWKEDRHELKSDKAKKARFHAEAIDPEKGSATGYVAKYISKNIDGYALDGETDDESGELLKDTAPAVSAWAARWHIRQFQFIGGAPVTVYRELRRLADTETAHGLSVEFAAVHDAADAGDWAGYVNAQGGPFVRRDDLQVRTLYEPRTELNQYGEETVCIKGVYDSSIGAGSPILTRLTQWKIVPKRAVDLAVDLQDGKAVPRSSVNNCTGSESDPPEIDLSKPLSRRERRELTKRLRKQKPQMRRKFIHGTNEQNAVAAIIIDEIHLTTGITISRGEALHLMAGGKSCLGGKWLRGTAKGEIFSAAPSHQARAKEHQTKATEILNRVALLAELTMRA
- a CDS encoding TraR/DksA family transcriptional regulator, with product MADTIDLAQQREQEDRERYINKARSRIAAPSRFFCEKCDAPIPEARRIAIPGVDLCVTCQQIDELKSKHYRGV
- a CDS encoding DUF2732 family protein, with amino-acid sequence MSRTIYLSTPSSAGDHVLESLFKEAKKEERKDRALAVSIRLEALAVHITNSDMTGKEAAELLRREATRFENESQELH
- a CDS encoding phage filamentation protein Fil family protein; amino-acid sequence: MLKSEPSFASLLVKQSPGMHYGHGWIAGKDGKRWHPCRSQSELLKGLKTKSPKSSGFLIIRIVHFVIKGVKHVTR
- a CDS encoding phage regulatory CII family protein; protein product: MFDFQISKHPHYDEACRAFAQRHNMAKLAERAGMNVQTLRNKLNPEQPHQFTPPELWLLTDLTEDSTLVDGFLAQIHCLPCVPVNELAKDKLQSYVMRAMRELGELASGAVSDERLTTARKHNMIESVNSGIRMLSLSALALHARLQTNPAMSSVVDTMSGIGASFGLI